One Nitrospina watsonii DNA segment encodes these proteins:
- a CDS encoding methyltransferase domain-containing protein, with product MNANHKIGHGGDEDAFESSLIHSFSKHVKSYDKNAQLQKTMAERLAALLPPSLPDPVLEIGCGTGLFTRHLLARGAERLILNDIAPAMIEYLKEHMDLPQATQFLEGNAERLAFPQAGLIAANAVFQWFQQPQHTLETLHRSLPKGGQIVFSTFGPETLQEFRDSGGLEGPTHLLSLDNWKSLLTRCGFQWQAAERESREIFFPSTRHLIRNLQQIGAAPLRMMKAGELRRLIETHDRNFSTPQGVYTHWELYYFAAVKTDNA from the coding sequence ATGAACGCAAATCATAAAATCGGTCACGGAGGCGACGAAGACGCGTTTGAGTCGAGCCTCATCCACAGTTTTTCGAAACATGTCAAGAGCTACGACAAGAATGCGCAGTTGCAGAAGACCATGGCCGAACGGCTGGCGGCGCTGCTGCCCCCTTCCCTGCCCGACCCGGTGCTGGAGATCGGCTGCGGCACCGGGCTGTTCACCCGCCACCTGTTGGCGCGCGGTGCGGAGCGGTTGATCCTGAACGACATCGCCCCGGCGATGATCGAATACCTGAAAGAACATATGGATCTGCCACAGGCAACGCAGTTCCTGGAGGGCAATGCCGAGCGGCTGGCGTTCCCGCAGGCCGGATTGATCGCCGCCAATGCGGTGTTCCAATGGTTCCAGCAGCCGCAGCACACACTGGAAACCCTGCATCGCAGTCTGCCCAAGGGCGGACAGATCGTGTTCAGCACGTTCGGTCCGGAAACGTTGCAGGAGTTCCGCGACTCCGGCGGGCTGGAGGGTCCGACGCACCTGCTGTCGCTGGACAATTGGAAGAGTCTTCTCACCCGCTGTGGATTTCAGTGGCAGGCGGCCGAACGCGAAAGCCGAGAAATTTTCTTCCCCAGCACGCGTCACCTCATCCGCAACCTGCAACAGATCGGCGCGGCGCCGCTGCGTATGATGAAAGCGGGCGAACTGCGCCGCCTGATCGAAACCCACGACCGCAACTTCTCCACCCCGCAAGGCGTGTACACCCACTGGGAGTTGTATTACTTCGCGGCGGTTAAAACGGACAACGCTTGA
- a CDS encoding tetratricopeptide repeat protein, which translates to MHVWTPPSDEALAARHRRQQVLDAMSSDLEKLFMQYADTLGEEIILENLIAYQGPQHHRWNALFWQGIDDVDAIHQANAEELNRSREALDRLQQQIDAIKQERAALRFQPDDYRDAIRLFRDARYQESIALFNRILQTEFPASLHDNILFGLGSNYYRLRQYEKAKTYFEPIVKDYAATDKWLVAHAMLGMIYNLDGQKSRALWILQKALDQKPSGEILDILTNLVRITQGKTPDVAS; encoded by the coding sequence ATGCATGTCTGGACTCCGCCCAGCGATGAAGCCCTGGCTGCGCGGCATCGTCGGCAACAGGTGCTGGACGCGATGAGTTCGGACCTGGAAAAACTGTTCATGCAATACGCCGACACGCTGGGCGAGGAGATCATCCTTGAAAACCTCATAGCCTACCAGGGTCCGCAGCATCACCGGTGGAACGCGCTCTTTTGGCAGGGCATCGATGACGTCGATGCCATCCACCAGGCGAATGCGGAGGAGTTGAACAGATCGCGGGAAGCTCTCGATCGCTTGCAGCAGCAGATCGATGCCATCAAACAAGAACGCGCGGCCCTGCGGTTCCAGCCGGACGATTACCGCGATGCGATCCGCCTGTTCCGCGATGCGCGCTATCAGGAAAGCATTGCCCTGTTCAACCGGATTCTGCAAACCGAGTTTCCCGCCTCTCTGCACGACAATATCCTGTTCGGGCTGGGTTCCAACTACTACCGGCTGCGCCAGTACGAAAAAGCCAAGACCTACTTTGAACCGATCGTGAAAGATTACGCCGCCACCGACAAGTGGCTGGTGGCGCACGCCATGCTCGGCATGATTTACAATCTGGACGGACAAAAAAGCCGGGCCTTGTGGATTCTGCAAAAAGCACTGGATCAGAAACCCAGCGGGGAGATTTTGGACATCCTCACAAACCTCGTCCGCATCACTCAAGGAAAGACGCCCGATGTCGCAAGTTGA
- a CDS encoding TlpA family protein disulfide reductase → MSQVDQPAPNLDVAEWVQGEASNIDHERGNVILILVFQVNCPGCFVGGFPEVIEVHQKFRGRPLKVWGLATAFEDHSLNNLENVKRLVHRGEVVGATLSYLQQANLLQAGRLSFPIPFPIAWDRVVKREGEVTAEEIENFLVRDFPNHEAMPGHMVNQVKSQVKNYLARKQYDAKTFDQYALQGTPSSILIDKQGILRHKLFGSSLRLDGYVEPLLDE, encoded by the coding sequence ATGTCGCAAGTTGATCAACCCGCACCCAACCTCGATGTCGCCGAATGGGTTCAGGGCGAAGCCTCAAACATCGACCACGAACGCGGCAACGTCATCCTGATCCTGGTGTTTCAGGTCAACTGCCCCGGCTGTTTCGTCGGCGGTTTTCCCGAAGTGATCGAGGTTCATCAGAAATTCCGCGGGCGGCCTTTAAAAGTATGGGGACTGGCCACGGCCTTCGAAGACCATTCCCTCAACAATCTCGAAAATGTGAAACGGCTGGTGCACCGTGGCGAGGTGGTGGGCGCGACCCTGTCCTACCTGCAACAGGCCAATCTGCTGCAGGCCGGCCGCCTGTCGTTCCCGATTCCCTTTCCCATCGCCTGGGATCGCGTGGTGAAACGCGAGGGCGAGGTGACCGCAGAAGAAATCGAGAACTTCCTCGTTCGGGATTTTCCAAATCATGAAGCCATGCCGGGACACATGGTGAATCAGGTCAAAAGTCAGGTTAAAAATTATCTCGCCCGCAAGCAATACGACGCCAAAACGTTCGATCAGTACGCATTGCAGGGAACTCCCTCTTCCATCCTGATAGACAAACAGGGTATCCTGCGACACAAGCTGTTCGGGTCGAGCCTGCGCCTGGACGGATACGTGGAACCGTTGCTGGATGAATGA
- a CDS encoding ABC transporter ATP-binding protein encodes MTVALIEIKKLAKTYDLGAEKIYALRDVSFSMEASEFTSIMGPSGSGKSTLMNLLGCLDLPSSGSYRLDNIDVQNLSANDLADVRNKKIGFVFQSFNLLPRASALENVELPLLYGRVPQPDKIALEALDKVGLAHRSRHKPNELSGGEKQRVAIARALVINPKIILADEPTGNLDSKTGTEIMKLFTALNAEGVTIILVTHEKDIAGYSRRVLQMQDGKLIRDTNPAVLSREREEAEC; translated from the coding sequence TTGACCGTGGCTCTCATCGAAATCAAAAAACTGGCGAAAACGTATGACCTCGGCGCCGAAAAAATCTACGCGCTGCGCGACGTCAGTTTTTCCATGGAAGCGTCGGAATTCACATCGATCATGGGGCCTTCGGGCAGTGGCAAGTCCACGCTCATGAACCTGCTCGGTTGCCTCGACCTGCCCTCTTCCGGTTCCTACCGGCTGGACAACATCGACGTACAAAACCTTTCCGCCAACGACCTGGCGGATGTCCGCAACAAGAAAATCGGTTTCGTGTTCCAGAGTTTCAACCTGCTGCCCCGCGCCAGCGCGCTGGAAAATGTGGAACTGCCTTTGCTGTATGGACGCGTGCCGCAACCTGATAAAATAGCTTTGGAGGCCTTGGACAAGGTCGGCCTCGCGCACCGCTCGCGGCACAAGCCCAATGAACTGTCCGGTGGCGAGAAACAGCGCGTCGCCATTGCGCGGGCGCTGGTCATCAATCCCAAAATCATCCTGGCCGACGAACCGACGGGCAATCTCGACTCGAAAACCGGGACGGAGATCATGAAACTTTTCACCGCGTTGAACGCCGAAGGCGTGACCATCATTCTCGTCACGCACGAGAAAGACATCGCCGGCTATTCGCGGCGGGTGTTGCAGATGCAGGACGGCAAGCTGATCCGGGATACCAACCCCGCCGTCCTGTCCCGCGAAAGGGAGGAAGCGGAATGCTGA
- a CDS encoding methyltransferase has product MLTFQKFVETIDGLEDARVLLAALEFDVFSVLDKKQLTFKQVARKAKTREEGMEALLNALVALGALKKSKDSKFASTPEMYKHFCRSSPHYKQGTAHLKLEKNNEWTQLIGTIRNGRDLSAFEGDDDPAFRHCFSYAMHERSEPYADQIAALLAKKKSIGRFLDLGGGPGSYCAAVLRKDKKAEATLLDRDAACNVARALFSGEKFYNRFHFKPGDLFDSEYGNGFDTVLFSNILHIYNPAENRQLLKKIHKALAPGGRLALVDFFLNEDRTAPYEAALFSLTMLLFTATGKTYTFKETEALLNKAGFGKITTHKLNEGSHVLVAHKK; this is encoded by the coding sequence ATGCTGACGTTTCAGAAATTCGTCGAGACCATTGATGGGTTGGAAGACGCGCGGGTGTTGCTGGCGGCGCTGGAATTCGATGTGTTTTCCGTGCTCGACAAAAAACAACTGACATTCAAACAGGTGGCGCGAAAAGCCAAAACCCGGGAAGAAGGAATGGAGGCGCTGCTCAACGCACTGGTGGCGCTGGGCGCGCTCAAAAAATCGAAGGACAGCAAGTTCGCCAGCACGCCCGAGATGTACAAGCATTTCTGCCGTTCCAGCCCGCATTACAAGCAAGGCACCGCTCACCTGAAACTCGAGAAAAACAACGAGTGGACCCAGTTGATCGGCACCATCCGCAACGGTCGTGATCTGAGCGCATTCGAAGGCGACGACGACCCGGCCTTCCGGCATTGCTTCTCCTACGCCATGCACGAACGCAGCGAGCCGTATGCGGATCAGATCGCGGCGCTTCTGGCGAAGAAGAAATCCATCGGGCGTTTTCTGGACCTGGGCGGTGGACCCGGTTCCTACTGCGCGGCGGTGCTGCGCAAGGATAAGAAGGCGGAAGCGACGCTGCTCGACCGCGATGCCGCCTGCAACGTCGCCCGCGCCTTATTCAGTGGAGAAAAATTCTACAACCGGTTTCATTTCAAACCGGGCGACCTGTTCGACAGCGAATACGGCAACGGATTCGACACGGTGTTGTTCTCCAACATCCTGCACATCTACAATCCAGCCGAGAACCGGCAACTCCTCAAAAAAATCCACAAGGCCCTCGCACCCGGAGGCCGCCTGGCGCTGGTGGATTTCTTTCTCAACGAAGACCGCACCGCGCCGTATGAGGCCGCCCTGTTTTCGCTGACCATGCTGCTGTTCACGGCGACGGGAAAAACCTACACCTTCAAGGAAACGGAAGCGCTGCTCAACAAGGCGGGCTTCGGCAAAATCACCACCCACAAACTCAACGAAGGCTCACACGTCCTCGTGGCGCACAAAAAATAG
- the pabB gene encoding aminodeoxychorismate synthase component I — MKCYPDRSRYLELAARCSRVPLVGERSVHGFNPSTAYRSLFAEDARSFLFESGKGPDETARYSFFGCANQKALSIRNNQFDIHNNGDRETVALPAPDALKRLNFEPGLDAIDHVDHFWGGWVGYLSYEMAHWFENIQLRAKDGLDLPLLFFFQVDRLWVYDHHTALLKYIVADETGPDPAGTHTRAAAELETAWQAMDRVLAEPAATEPGKATPASSLQASLQSNITEAEYVQMVERAKNYIEEGDIYQANLAQRLAVEYAGDPFPLYQRLRRVNPSPFSGYLKFDDMVLASSSPERLVKVVKDAVETRPIAGTRPRGKSEEEDARLSSELLLNEKEKAEHLMLVDLERNDIGRICKHGSVEVTDLMFLEQYSHVCHIVSNIQGHLKPEIEVTDILAAVFPGGTITGCPKIRCMEIIDELEPSTRGPYSGSFGYIGFSRHLDLNIVIRTILVQNGKAYFHVGAGIVADSIPEKEWQETLDKAAAMIQALSEEPVE; from the coding sequence ATGAAATGCTATCCGGACAGATCGCGTTATCTCGAACTGGCCGCCCGGTGTTCGCGGGTGCCGCTGGTGGGGGAACGCTCCGTTCACGGCTTCAATCCATCCACCGCCTACCGCAGTTTGTTCGCGGAGGACGCACGCTCCTTTTTGTTCGAAAGCGGCAAGGGTCCGGATGAAACCGCGCGCTACTCCTTCTTCGGTTGCGCCAACCAGAAAGCCCTGTCCATCCGCAACAACCAGTTCGACATCCATAACAACGGCGACCGCGAAACCGTCGCCCTGCCCGCTCCCGACGCACTCAAACGGTTGAACTTCGAACCCGGTCTCGATGCCATCGATCATGTCGATCATTTCTGGGGCGGCTGGGTGGGGTATCTCAGCTATGAGATGGCGCACTGGTTCGAAAACATCCAGCTGCGAGCCAAAGACGGACTCGATCTGCCGCTCCTGTTCTTTTTCCAGGTGGACCGGCTTTGGGTGTACGACCACCACACCGCGCTGCTGAAATACATCGTGGCCGATGAAACCGGGCCCGATCCGGCAGGCACGCACACGCGCGCGGCGGCGGAGCTGGAAACCGCATGGCAGGCGATGGATCGTGTTCTGGCCGAACCGGCCGCGACGGAACCCGGCAAAGCAACCCCGGCCTCATCATTGCAGGCGTCGCTGCAATCCAACATCACTGAGGCCGAATACGTGCAGATGGTCGAACGCGCCAAGAATTACATCGAGGAAGGCGACATCTACCAGGCCAACCTGGCGCAGCGACTGGCGGTGGAGTATGCGGGCGATCCGTTTCCCCTGTACCAGCGCCTCCGGCGGGTGAACCCGTCTCCCTTCTCCGGTTACCTGAAATTCGACGACATGGTGCTGGCCAGTTCGTCGCCGGAGCGGCTGGTGAAGGTGGTCAAGGATGCGGTGGAGACGCGCCCCATCGCCGGCACGCGCCCGCGCGGCAAGAGCGAGGAAGAGGATGCCAGGCTGTCGTCGGAGTTGCTGCTCAATGAAAAAGAAAAGGCCGAGCATCTGATGCTGGTCGATCTCGAACGCAACGACATAGGCCGCATCTGCAAACATGGCAGCGTCGAGGTGACCGACCTCATGTTCCTCGAACAGTATTCGCACGTCTGCCACATCGTCTCCAACATTCAGGGACATCTCAAACCCGAAATTGAGGTGACGGACATCCTGGCCGCCGTGTTTCCCGGCGGCACCATCACCGGCTGTCCCAAGATCCGCTGCATGGAAATCATCGACGAGCTGGAACCCTCGACGCGCGGACCCTACAGCGGTTCGTTCGGCTACATCGGTTTCAGCCGCCACCTCGATCTCAACATCGTCATCCGCACCATCCTCGTGCAGAACGGCAAGGCTTATTTTCATGTGGGCGCCGGCATCGTCGCCGACTCCATCCCGGAAAAAGAATGGCAGGAAACGTTGGACAAGGCGGCGGCCATGATCCAGGCTCTTAGCGAGGAGCCGGTCGAATGA
- a CDS encoding aminotransferase class IV, protein MTSPVVYVNGRFVPQAEARVSVLDRGFLYGDGVFETLRAYRGRIFRLLDHLERLQRSAEQIHLSVPESMGTLETLLYEVLKRNGLADAILRLALTRGESGGGFEMAPDALPTLVISARPAEPLAETLYREGVAVALIPDSAPHLPGAATQVKSANFLPYILARKMAQDRDCWDGILLNPQGGLCDTSTSNVFLVHEGVLKTPALNEYVLAGITRKVVLELARRLGISTLEMPLGADDLHQADEAFLTNTGIELLPVTRVDTHPIGSGRPGPMTEKLHREFLKSIESL, encoded by the coding sequence ATGACGTCACCCGTCGTTTACGTCAACGGCCGGTTTGTGCCGCAGGCGGAGGCGCGCGTTTCCGTGCTGGACCGGGGGTTTCTGTACGGCGACGGCGTGTTCGAAACCCTGCGCGCTTACCGCGGACGCATCTTCCGTCTGCTCGATCACCTGGAGCGGCTGCAACGCTCGGCGGAACAAATTCATTTATCCGTGCCCGAATCCATGGGCACGTTGGAAACCTTGCTTTACGAGGTGCTGAAACGCAACGGCCTCGCCGACGCCATCCTGCGTCTTGCCCTCACACGCGGGGAAAGCGGGGGCGGATTTGAGATGGCTCCGGATGCGCTGCCGACATTGGTGATTTCGGCGCGGCCCGCCGAACCCTTGGCGGAGACGTTGTACCGCGAAGGGGTGGCGGTGGCTTTGATCCCCGACAGTGCGCCGCACCTGCCGGGTGCCGCGACGCAGGTGAAATCAGCCAACTTTCTGCCTTATATCCTGGCGCGGAAGATGGCGCAGGACCGGGATTGCTGGGACGGTATTCTGCTCAACCCGCAGGGAGGTCTCTGCGATACCTCAACCAGCAATGTCTTTCTCGTGCACGAAGGCGTGCTGAAAACCCCCGCGCTCAACGAGTACGTGTTGGCGGGCATCACCCGCAAGGTGGTGCTGGAGCTGGCGCGGCGCCTTGGAATCTCGACGTTGGAAATGCCATTGGGGGCGGACGATCTGCATCAGGCTGATGAAGCGTTTCTCACCAATACCGGCATCGAACTGCTCCCCGTCACCAGGGTGGACACCCACCCGATCGGTTCCGGCCGGCCCGGACCCATGACTGAAAAATTGCACCGGGAATTTTTAAAATCCATTGAGTCTCTGTGA
- a CDS encoding aminotransferase class I/II-fold pyridoxal phosphate-dependent enzyme yields MDTPLEHRLQQELDRRRQNNLLRRLEVAPPCRVNLSSNDYLQLRSDAAVLDAAHAALEEYGAGSGASPLLYGNTPCHERLLTALKPWKRKTAGLVFNTGFMANQAVLKHVPGANDLVLVDRLIHHSVIQAVLQSPADYKRYVHLDLNHLEDLLNKHRNDYETIFVVTESVFSMDGDYPDLKALVALKKRHPFVLVLDEAHGTGVFGPTGGGLAEEMGVLDEIDILVGTLGKALASMGAYVLSSSQTVIDHLVNHSGEFIYSTYLAPACAAAAEAAIGRVQAMQAERQSLRERAATFRHALTQKGWTTHAFDSQIVPVVVGDPDRALALRDRLLAQGILTAAVRPPTVPPNSSRLRLSLHSGVTQEHLDEVLELLNP; encoded by the coding sequence TTGGACACGCCTCTCGAACACCGGCTGCAACAGGAACTCGATCGACGCCGCCAGAACAACCTGCTGCGCCGCCTTGAGGTGGCCCCGCCCTGCCGGGTGAACCTGTCCAGCAACGATTATCTGCAACTGCGCTCCGATGCCGCCGTGCTGGACGCGGCGCACGCGGCGTTGGAAGAATACGGCGCGGGCAGCGGCGCGTCCCCGTTGCTCTATGGCAACACACCCTGTCATGAGCGATTGCTCACGGCGCTGAAGCCATGGAAACGCAAAACCGCCGGCCTGGTGTTCAACACCGGCTTCATGGCCAACCAGGCGGTGCTCAAACATGTGCCCGGCGCCAACGACCTGGTGCTGGTGGACCGCCTCATCCACCACTCCGTCATCCAGGCCGTTCTGCAAAGTCCGGCCGACTACAAACGCTATGTGCACCTCGATCTCAACCACCTCGAAGACCTGCTCAACAAACACCGCAACGATTACGAAACTATATTCGTCGTCACCGAAAGTGTGTTCAGCATGGATGGCGACTACCCGGATCTGAAAGCGCTCGTGGCATTGAAAAAACGGCACCCCTTCGTGCTGGTGCTGGACGAGGCACACGGCACCGGCGTGTTCGGCCCGACCGGCGGCGGCCTGGCTGAGGAAATGGGCGTGCTGGACGAGATCGACATCCTGGTCGGCACGCTCGGCAAAGCGCTGGCCAGCATGGGCGCTTACGTATTGTCTTCCTCGCAGACGGTGATCGATCACCTCGTCAACCATTCCGGCGAATTCATTTATTCGACGTACCTGGCCCCGGCCTGTGCCGCAGCGGCGGAGGCCGCCATCGGGCGGGTGCAGGCGATGCAGGCGGAGCGGCAAAGCCTGCGTGAACGCGCCGCGACGTTTCGCCATGCGTTGACACAAAAGGGTTGGACCACCCATGCCTTCGATTCGCAGATCGTGCCGGTAGTTGTGGGCGATCCCGACAGGGCGCTGGCTCTGCGCGATCGTTTACTGGCTCAGGGGATCCTGACCGCCGCCGTCAGGCCGCCGACGGTGCCGCCCAACTCATCGCGCCTGCGCCTGTCGTTGCATAGCGGCGTCACGCAGGAGCACCTCGACGAAGTGCTGGAGTTGTTGAACCCATGA
- a CDS encoding ABC transporter permease — MLIWDLLKMALRSLIANKLRTFLTALGIIIGVGSVISMISLGEGARKQTLETIAKFGTNIISVKPGQKSRRHVRSGKVETLVLEDARAIRQHIDRITGVSAEVYQSAQLKFGNKNRNATVRGTEEDYYWMSNFQLEKGRYFADTEVRTARRVAVLGATVTKNLFEGADPIGQTLKVDGQNFLIIGTMVAKGALSWFDPDDQIFIPVTTAQKRLFGVHSLQSIDVQARNIGDIEVIKQDIGSLLKRRHNIREGQDNDFHVQNSAEWLNSWGNAAQTFQYLLGGIAFISLMVGGIGIMNIMLVSVTERTREIGIRIAIGAKKREIRQQFLIESIVISFLGGFVGILVGTGISMGVSKLGGWDMIVSVPSILLAFGFSMAVGVFFGFYPANKAANLNPIDALRYE, encoded by the coding sequence ATGCTGATCTGGGACCTGCTCAAAATGGCGCTGCGCAGCCTCATCGCCAACAAGCTGCGCACGTTCCTGACGGCGCTCGGCATCATCATTGGCGTCGGTTCCGTCATCTCCATGATCTCGCTCGGAGAAGGCGCGCGCAAGCAGACGCTGGAAACCATCGCCAAGTTCGGCACCAACATCATTTCCGTCAAGCCCGGACAGAAATCCCGGAGGCACGTGCGCAGTGGTAAGGTCGAAACGCTGGTGCTGGAGGACGCCCGCGCCATCCGTCAGCATATCGACCGCATCACCGGCGTGTCGGCGGAAGTGTACCAGAGCGCACAGTTGAAATTCGGCAATAAGAACCGCAACGCCACCGTGCGCGGCACCGAGGAAGATTATTACTGGATGTCCAATTTCCAGTTGGAAAAAGGCCGCTATTTCGCCGACACCGAGGTGCGTACCGCCCGGCGCGTCGCCGTGCTCGGCGCGACGGTGACCAAAAACCTGTTCGAGGGGGCCGATCCCATCGGCCAGACGCTCAAGGTGGACGGGCAGAACTTTCTGATCATCGGCACCATGGTGGCCAAGGGCGCGCTCTCATGGTTCGATCCCGACGACCAGATTTTCATCCCTGTCACCACCGCGCAGAAGCGCCTGTTCGGGGTCCACTCGTTGCAGTCGATCGATGTGCAGGCGCGCAATATCGGGGATATCGAGGTCATCAAACAGGATATCGGGAGTTTGCTGAAACGGCGGCACAATATCCGCGAGGGACAGGACAACGACTTCCACGTGCAGAACTCGGCGGAATGGCTGAACAGCTGGGGCAACGCCGCGCAAACCTTTCAATACCTGCTGGGCGGCATCGCCTTCATCTCGCTGATGGTCGGCGGCATCGGCATCATGAACATCATGCTGGTATCGGTCACCGAACGCACGCGCGAGATCGGCATCCGCATCGCCATCGGCGCTAAAAAACGCGAGATCCGCCAGCAGTTTTTGATCGAGTCCATCGTCATCAGCTTTCTCGGCGGATTCGTCGGCATTCTGGTTGGCACCGGCATTTCCATGGGCGTGTCGAAACTCGGCGGCTGGGACATGATTGTTTCTGTCCCCTCCATCCTGCTGGCTTTTGGCTTTTCCATGGCGGTCGGGGTGTTCTTCGGTTTCTATCCGGCCAACAAGGCGGCCAACCTGAACCCGATCGATGCGCTCCGCTATGAGTGA
- a CDS encoding Lcl C-terminal domain-containing protein, with translation MDAKDMYEDTPHGVIADKKMNLEWLPKDSWGDLGKWLTWDDANYYIQTMRNVYAGGHADWRLPTKEEALSLFNEELSQKDWQGEEVHIHSAFVPKCGTMIWTSEVNDAGQAVAVNLKDGTAEFADKMNRDHYTTRLVRNPNSRGK, from the coding sequence ATGGACGCAAAGGATATGTATGAAGACACTCCGCACGGAGTGATCGCCGACAAGAAAATGAATCTGGAATGGCTGCCCAAAGACAGCTGGGGCGATCTCGGTAAATGGTTGACCTGGGACGACGCGAATTATTACATCCAGACCATGCGTAATGTCTATGCGGGCGGACACGCCGACTGGCGGTTGCCGACGAAAGAAGAAGCGTTGAGCCTGTTCAATGAGGAATTGAGCCAGAAAGACTGGCAGGGCGAGGAAGTCCACATCCATTCGGCCTTCGTCCCCAAATGCGGCACTATGATCTGGACGTCCGAGGTCAATGACGCGGGGCAGGCCGTTGCCGTCAATCTGAAAGACGGCACCGCCGAGTTCGCGGACAAGATGAATCGCGACCACTACACCACGCGGCTGGTGCGCAACCCCAACTCCCGCGGCAAATAG
- a CDS encoding DnaJ C-terminal domain-containing protein, giving the protein MKSYYDKLGVARTASHDEIKKAYRKLALKYHPDRNKNDPEAENRFKELSEAYAVLSDKDKRKKYDSYGAEGFHKRYSQEDIFRDFDLDDILRNFGFSGSPGFGGGFGQFFGGQDPYGAGGGQRTRYATKGADMMSDITVTFEEAALGTEKRFSVERPHGKEDTSLKIPGGISEGKKLRLSGKGNPSPNGGPPGDLYFRVHVQPHPLFIREGDNIVVEQSIGLTDALLGTTVEVPTLEGTKQVKVPAGTQPNSKLRLKELGIRSRDGRRGDQLVKIKVTLPKELTEEQKDLIQNLKESGL; this is encoded by the coding sequence ATGAAAAGCTACTACGATAAATTGGGTGTGGCCCGCACCGCCTCTCATGATGAAATCAAGAAGGCTTACCGCAAGCTGGCCCTGAAATACCATCCCGATCGCAACAAAAACGACCCGGAAGCGGAGAACCGTTTCAAGGAACTCAGTGAAGCTTACGCCGTACTCAGCGACAAGGACAAGCGCAAGAAGTACGATTCCTATGGGGCGGAGGGATTTCATAAGCGCTATTCGCAGGAAGACATTTTCCGCGATTTCGATCTGGATGACATCCTGCGCAATTTCGGATTCAGTGGTTCCCCCGGATTTGGTGGCGGTTTCGGTCAGTTCTTCGGCGGCCAAGATCCGTATGGAGCGGGTGGCGGACAACGTACCCGCTACGCCACAAAGGGCGCCGACATGATGAGCGACATCACGGTCACCTTCGAGGAAGCGGCTCTGGGTACGGAAAAGCGATTCTCCGTCGAGCGCCCCCATGGCAAGGAAGACACCAGCCTCAAGATTCCGGGGGGGATCAGCGAGGGCAAAAAACTGCGTTTGAGTGGCAAGGGCAACCCCAGTCCCAATGGTGGCCCGCCGGGCGATCTGTATTTTCGCGTTCACGTACAGCCGCATCCCCTATTTATCCGGGAAGGCGATAACATCGTGGTCGAGCAAAGCATCGGCCTGACCGATGCCCTCCTGGGCACGACCGTCGAGGTGCCGACGCTGGAAGGCACCAAGCAGGTCAAGGTGCCGGCCGGAACCCAGCCCAACTCCAAATTGCGCCTGAAGGAATTGGGGATCCGGTCCCGCGATGGCAGACGCGGCGACCAGCTTGTCAAAATCAAGGTCACCCTGCCGAAAGAGCTGACCGAGGAGCAAAAAGACCTCATTCAAAATCTTAAAGAATCTGGCCTATAA